A DNA window from Bdellovibrio sp. BCCA contains the following coding sequences:
- a CDS encoding tail fiber domain-containing protein: MKYGTYLPSLMILFGFLLSATSEAAPGSLTYQGRIVKSDGTALEYNNVSFLFEITNNTGSCVIYREQKNGVNMANSHGVFDVPIGTGTKLFPSSPTRTLLNAFDNILVHDCADADNNVSGTYTPSVSHTRLLRVQFHDGTGWKLISPDNEIRTVPFSAFAESAEKLGDKSSSDFVLKTGVPTCAANEFLSWNGSAMICAPVTGASGGTVTNVTSSNSYVTITNNTSTPVVTLNVGTGAGTVAAGDDARFTNPRVPTGTAAGDLSGTYPNPSVSKIQNVAVSNAAPTNGNFLKFDGTQWIGAAIGMSDVTNLNSSLSNYHTVAAFNSAVGSANCAAHQTPYWNSVSGSFQCQSINVSVAGDVSGTIGAVSVNKIKGVDVDTTGLTSGQVLKYDGTKWTPANDSNAGGTVTNISTGTGLSGGPITSTGTISLANTAVTAGSYGSTTQVGTFTVDAQGRLTSASNAAIAFPVTSVATKTGAVTLDYGDINNAASKYLTYKPNNVACTDGQVIKWVAASSRWECANDTDTNAGGTVTNIATGTGLTGGPITGTGTISLANTAVTAGSYTRANITVDAQGRLTAASNGAAVNLATEVTGTLPIANGGTGVTSLTANRLLASNGTGSAVTTFNCALGQLVSFDATGMMICSTFTTSSVFINGGNSFSANASLGTNDAYALNLETTNITRMTIHKDGYIGVGQSPDTTAALAVMAPSAAKTPLILNTPASGKPEIDFLRDGTWKGTIGFSNGSTDEFYFSNGVNGPVIFDTNNDEKMRIEADGKVGIGSSGPGALLQVGGWDAQAAYNSIFVGSYHNTNGQAQFVGNWNSTGYWGLGPVANPANGVVRLGNANPLGDWRATQDLALQVPGRIGIGSTVTAPERVLHIKGTGGVDDDVYIQSQHNGAAEGSIIVTRARDNAGTPSAVLNNDSLGFLAFRGHDGTDYIQSGVIKVSAASDYATSKSAIMTFSTISAGTSTERMRIHSDGNIGIGMTPTRKLDVAGSIGSTGNIVNGGFDFILGSSDQASRGNSGGSRALVKDSGATLVINYAGDFTGGTAVNGPTLRPYADNGATLGTGSQRWSAVYSSNGTIQTSDRRLKSNISNLDRGLSYIDSLRPVSFNWKNEKDPTLAKQHWGFIAQELNDSVDSQNLGLLYKDDNSYWGVNYSELIAPLTKAVQELHGLCKASDSQLQEISRKIESHERRLASLENENSELKKKNQELEKQIQKQSRDLDEIKRKLGIK; this comes from the coding sequence ATGAAATACGGAACGTACTTGCCTTCATTGATGATTCTATTCGGCTTTCTTTTAAGCGCGACATCGGAAGCTGCTCCAGGTTCTTTGACTTATCAAGGACGCATCGTGAAATCGGACGGAACTGCGCTGGAATATAATAACGTCAGTTTTCTTTTTGAAATCACCAATAACACAGGCTCTTGTGTTATCTATCGTGAACAAAAAAATGGCGTCAACATGGCCAACAGCCATGGCGTATTTGATGTTCCTATTGGCACAGGCACAAAACTATTTCCCTCTTCTCCAACAAGAACTCTTTTAAATGCCTTTGATAATATCCTTGTTCACGATTGTGCCGATGCCGACAATAATGTTTCGGGAACTTACACTCCTTCAGTGAGTCATACTCGCCTGCTTCGTGTTCAATTTCACGATGGTACAGGATGGAAATTGATCAGTCCCGACAATGAAATCCGCACCGTGCCTTTTTCGGCTTTCGCAGAGTCTGCTGAAAAACTGGGAGATAAGTCCTCTTCTGATTTCGTGTTGAAAACAGGAGTCCCAACTTGCGCTGCCAATGAATTTTTAAGCTGGAACGGAAGTGCCATGATTTGCGCTCCAGTAACAGGGGCCAGTGGTGGAACCGTGACAAACGTCACGTCTTCGAACTCTTATGTAACAATCACAAATAACACTTCGACTCCTGTTGTGACTTTGAATGTTGGAACAGGTGCTGGAACCGTGGCAGCCGGAGACGATGCTCGTTTTACAAATCCTCGCGTGCCGACAGGAACTGCGGCTGGAGATTTGTCTGGGACTTATCCGAATCCTTCTGTGTCTAAGATTCAGAATGTTGCGGTTTCTAATGCGGCTCCGACAAATGGAAATTTTTTGAAGTTTGATGGCACTCAGTGGATTGGTGCTGCGATTGGTATGAGTGATGTTACGAATTTAAATTCTTCTTTGAGTAACTATCATACGGTGGCTGCGTTTAATTCTGCTGTTGGAAGTGCCAATTGTGCTGCTCACCAAACTCCTTATTGGAATTCTGTTTCTGGATCTTTCCAGTGTCAGTCAATCAACGTTTCCGTTGCGGGTGATGTAAGTGGGACTATTGGTGCTGTTTCTGTGAATAAAATCAAAGGCGTTGATGTCGATACAACCGGATTAACAAGCGGCCAAGTTTTGAAATATGACGGAACGAAGTGGACCCCTGCCAATGATTCAAATGCTGGTGGTACTGTTACAAATATCTCGACTGGCACAGGTCTTAGTGGTGGTCCAATTACTTCTACTGGGACTATTTCACTTGCCAACACTGCAGTGACTGCGGGTTCATATGGTTCAACAACTCAAGTTGGAACTTTTACGGTTGATGCCCAAGGACGCTTAACTTCTGCTTCAAATGCAGCAATTGCTTTTCCTGTGACTTCTGTAGCAACGAAGACTGGTGCAGTGACTTTGGACTATGGTGACATTAACAACGCCGCTTCTAAGTATTTAACTTATAAACCGAACAACGTCGCTTGTACTGATGGTCAAGTCATCAAATGGGTCGCAGCAAGTTCCCGTTGGGAGTGTGCGAACGACACTGACACAAATGCTGGTGGTACAGTTACTAATATCGCAACTGGTACTGGATTAACTGGCGGACCTATCACCGGAACAGGAACTATTTCGCTTGCAAACACCGCAGTGACAGCAGGCTCTTATACTCGTGCCAATATCACAGTGGATGCTCAAGGCCGCTTAACTGCTGCAAGCAATGGTGCTGCTGTAAATCTTGCAACTGAGGTGACTGGCACTTTGCCAATTGCAAACGGCGGTACGGGAGTAACGTCGTTAACCGCAAATCGCCTTCTTGCATCCAACGGCACGGGCTCTGCTGTGACGACATTTAACTGTGCTTTGGGACAGCTTGTTTCCTTTGATGCAACGGGCATGATGATCTGTTCAACATTCACAACAAGCTCGGTTTTTATTAACGGTGGAAATTCATTTTCAGCTAATGCCAGTCTGGGCACAAACGATGCCTACGCTTTGAATTTAGAAACAACAAATATCACGAGAATGACAATCCATAAAGATGGCTACATCGGTGTTGGCCAATCTCCCGATACGACGGCGGCTCTGGCCGTTATGGCTCCCTCTGCGGCAAAAACTCCTTTGATTCTGAATACTCCTGCAAGTGGAAAACCCGAGATTGATTTTCTTCGCGATGGAACGTGGAAAGGTACAATTGGTTTTTCAAATGGATCGACCGATGAATTTTATTTTTCAAACGGCGTCAATGGTCCCGTGATCTTTGATACTAACAATGATGAAAAAATGCGCATTGAGGCAGATGGTAAAGTGGGTATCGGTTCTAGCGGTCCTGGTGCGCTTTTGCAAGTCGGTGGATGGGACGCGCAAGCTGCTTACAACAGTATTTTTGTCGGAAGTTATCACAATACAAATGGACAAGCGCAGTTTGTTGGGAACTGGAACAGCACTGGTTATTGGGGCCTTGGCCCTGTCGCGAATCCAGCGAACGGTGTCGTGCGGCTCGGAAACGCAAATCCTTTGGGAGATTGGCGTGCAACTCAAGATTTAGCTTTGCAAGTTCCAGGTCGCATCGGTATCGGCTCCACGGTAACGGCTCCGGAAAGAGTTCTGCACATTAAGGGAACCGGAGGAGTGGATGACGATGTCTATATTCAATCACAGCACAATGGCGCAGCCGAGGGCTCTATTATTGTGACCCGCGCCAGAGATAATGCGGGCACTCCTTCAGCGGTGTTAAATAATGACAGTCTTGGATTTCTAGCATTCCGCGGTCACGACGGGACAGACTATATTCAATCGGGAGTTATCAAGGTGAGTGCAGCTTCAGACTATGCGACCTCGAAGTCTGCGATCATGACGTTCTCAACAATTTCTGCCGGAACCTCTACAGAGAGAATGAGAATTCACTCTGACGGGAACATTGGTATTGGCATGACTCCCACAAGAAAACTCGATGTCGCCGGAAGCATCGGATCTACGGGAAACATCGTCAATGGTGGATTTGACTTTATTCTAGGAAGCAGTGATCAAGCTTCACGCGGAAACTCTGGAGGTTCCCGCGCCTTGGTCAAAGACAGTGGCGCGACACTGGTCATTAACTACGCGGGTGACTTTACCGGTGGTACGGCCGTCAATGGCCCCACTCTTCGCCCTTACGCAGACAACGGCGCCACACTGGGAACGGGCTCCCAAAGATGGAGTGCTGTCTATTCTTCCAATGGAACAATTCAAACTTCAGATCGTCGTCTGAAATCAAACATCTCGAACTTAGATCGTGGCCTCAGCTATATCGACTCACTTCGTCCCGTTTCATTTAATTGGAAAAATGAAAAAGATCCGACCTTAGCTAAACAGCACTGGGGATTTATCGCACAAGAATTAAATGATTCTGTGGACTCACAGAATCTCGGTCTACTTTACAAAGACGACAATAGTTATTGGGGAGTTAACTACAGCGAATTGATCGCTCCTTTGACAAAAGCCGTTCAGGAACTTCACGGTCTTTGCAAAGCTTCAGATTCTCAGTTGCAAGAAATCTCGCGCAAAATCGAAAGCCATGAGCGTCGTCTTGCTTCTCTTGAAAATGAAAATTCGGAGCTCAAGAAAAAGAATCAAGAGCTTGAAAAACAAATCCAAAAACAGTCTCGTGATTTGGACGAAATCAAACGTAAGCTTGGAATCAAATAG
- a CDS encoding 50S ribosomal protein L11 methyltransferase yields the protein MSDNSYFRIRLSQVPAELEDIITTHCFECGASGVTEALAFTQPDLTYDPQVLHVRAHEMDVFFQERPGCEFFDGLLEYNQAIKWHIYEEENKDWLEEWKKGFKPFKLVGDFWVVPSWLQPPAECKHAIYIDPGMAFGTGTHATTQMMAFFIHKLAEKYKNQVADWAMLDVGTGTAILAMLAQMSGMGLVTGIEIDPEARRVARENVKLNKLPQIDIPETLIEDIREQYDVVVANIIDGVLINIKKDLLRVLKPGGHMLLTGILEERDNHFFEKFMENSGLTVIRRLEKDEWVGYWVQS from the coding sequence ATGAGTGACAATTCTTATTTTCGTATCCGTTTAAGCCAAGTTCCCGCGGAACTTGAAGACATCATCACTACACACTGCTTTGAATGCGGAGCCTCTGGAGTTACAGAGGCTTTGGCTTTTACACAGCCGGATCTAACTTACGATCCTCAGGTTTTGCATGTGCGCGCCCACGAAATGGACGTGTTCTTCCAGGAAAGACCGGGATGCGAGTTCTTCGATGGCCTTTTGGAATACAACCAAGCGATCAAGTGGCACATCTACGAAGAGGAAAACAAAGACTGGCTTGAAGAGTGGAAAAAAGGCTTTAAACCTTTCAAACTTGTCGGCGATTTCTGGGTTGTCCCGTCTTGGTTGCAACCACCTGCGGAATGCAAACATGCGATCTACATTGATCCTGGCATGGCTTTCGGCACGGGTACTCACGCCACAACACAAATGATGGCGTTCTTCATCCACAAACTGGCAGAGAAATACAAAAACCAAGTAGCCGACTGGGCCATGCTTGATGTGGGAACAGGAACTGCGATCTTAGCCATGCTCGCACAAATGAGCGGCATGGGTTTGGTCACAGGAATCGAAATCGATCCCGAAGCTCGTCGTGTTGCACGTGAAAATGTAAAACTCAATAAGCTCCCACAAATCGATATTCCTGAAACACTGATCGAAGACATTCGCGAACAATACGACGTTGTGGTTGCAAATATCATCGATGGCGTTTTAATCAACATTAAAAAAGATCTTCTGCGTGTTCTGAAACCGGGAGGCCATATGCTTCTTACGGGTATTCTTGAAGAGCGCGACAATCACTTCTTTGAAAAGTTCATGGAGAACTCCGGCCTCACCGTTATTCGTCGTCTTGAAAAAGATGAATGGGTCGGTTACTGGGTTCAGTCATGA
- a CDS encoding RsmE family RNA methyltransferase, whose amino-acid sequence MRRYWIEKKDLFQDQVNFTGDVFHHIFDVCRQEVGSKFEVLTEDSKAFFVEVTQVTKKSAIARILEERMIPPLKEPHVHLVLSISRFPVMDAIMEKAVELGVKSIQPFFSEFSFVRKGEKISENKVERWDKIVRSATQQSGRGDLMKIQAPIPFEKISDLINQKPGSVGLFAYEGPSTLSIKDYITKVKSEHPQGIKDLWIIVGSEGGFSHKEVEEFQKLGLHPVTLGPQVLRVETACMALVSVLKYDFDLMC is encoded by the coding sequence ATGAGACGCTATTGGATTGAGAAAAAAGACCTCTTCCAAGACCAAGTGAATTTCACGGGAGATGTCTTTCATCACATCTTCGATGTCTGCCGCCAAGAAGTGGGTTCAAAGTTTGAAGTCCTCACAGAAGACAGCAAGGCCTTCTTTGTCGAAGTCACTCAAGTGACAAAGAAGTCCGCCATTGCACGTATTCTTGAAGAGCGAATGATCCCACCTTTGAAAGAACCTCACGTGCATTTAGTTCTTTCCATCTCGCGCTTTCCGGTGATGGACGCCATCATGGAAAAAGCTGTGGAATTGGGAGTTAAAAGCATTCAGCCTTTCTTTTCAGAATTCAGCTTCGTTCGTAAGGGCGAAAAGATTTCCGAGAACAAGGTCGAACGCTGGGATAAAATTGTCCGCTCCGCCACTCAACAATCGGGCCGCGGCGACTTGATGAAAATTCAGGCACCTATTCCTTTTGAAAAAATATCGGATTTAATTAACCAGAAACCGGGTTCGGTGGGTCTATTTGCTTATGAGGGTCCGTCGACTCTTAGCATCAAGGATTATATCACCAAAGTTAAATCAGAGCACCCTCAAGGGATCAAAGACCTCTGGATCATCGTGGGCAGCGAGGGAGGCTTCTCTCACAAAGAAGTCGAAGAATTCCAAAAACTAGGCCTTCATCCAGTGACCCTGGGACCTCAAGTTTTGCGAGTTGAAACGGCTTGCATGGCCCTGGTATCAGTCCTAAAGTATGACTTTGATCTGATGTGTTGA
- a CDS encoding RDD family protein: MDPFEEFEFKPLTDGLGFHKKKSATPAKEEKKADTFSKNLMKDQGLELIEETSTDPLRPPLPRKKSAPIPPAPGSLTEVGGDGSAAVDEILKTLQKNRRLDFENSKQKVSQTTTKEEFKKTTWSFSAALLDGMLVVAASLLCMIILLVVTKVDLIGNLTNPDSQGMIYLATVSLFAGVSFIYLTLNRIYMGFTPGEWAFDQRIGKPEELNRASYSLKVVARSFLVIITGFIVLPILSTLFNKDLAGSITGAQLFKKA, encoded by the coding sequence ATGGATCCCTTTGAGGAATTTGAATTTAAGCCGCTCACGGACGGTCTAGGTTTCCACAAAAAGAAATCAGCGACTCCGGCCAAGGAAGAAAAGAAAGCGGACACTTTCTCCAAAAATCTTATGAAGGATCAAGGTTTGGAATTGATCGAAGAAACTTCGACAGATCCACTTCGTCCGCCTCTTCCACGCAAAAAATCTGCGCCAATTCCACCAGCTCCGGGTTCACTCACTGAAGTGGGCGGAGACGGTTCTGCGGCTGTTGATGAAATTCTTAAGACGCTTCAGAAAAACCGTCGTTTGGATTTTGAAAACTCCAAACAAAAGGTTTCTCAAACAACGACAAAAGAAGAATTCAAAAAGACAACATGGAGTTTTTCAGCCGCCTTGCTGGATGGCATGTTGGTCGTCGCGGCGAGCCTTCTTTGCATGATCATTCTTTTGGTCGTGACGAAAGTAGACTTGATCGGAAACCTCACAAACCCAGACTCTCAAGGTATGATCTATCTTGCGACAGTGTCTTTGTTTGCAGGTGTATCTTTCATCTACCTTACTTTGAATCGCATCTACATGGGCTTCACTCCTGGTGAGTGGGCTTTTGATCAAAGAATCGGAAAACCGGAAGAGTTGAACAGAGCTTCTTACTCTTTAAAGGTTGTGGCCCGTTCATTCCTAGTGATTATCACAGGATTCATCGTGCTCCCGATTCTTTCGACTTTGTTCAATAAAGACCTTGCGGGCTCCATCACAGGCGCTCAACTTTTCAAAAAGGCATAG
- the rfaE2 gene encoding D-glycero-beta-D-manno-heptose 1-phosphate adenylyltransferase — MGQVRNFDNIEAALAPLRSQGKKIVFTNGVFDLLHVGHVRYLQEARALGDALVVGVNADASVKRLKGPTRPVQVEADRAEILAGLWAVDFTVIFTEDTPANLIEKVRPDILVKGGDWKIDQIVGAPFVQSYGGKVMSLQFVDGRSTTKIIEKAQK; from the coding sequence ATGGGCCAAGTTCGCAATTTTGATAACATTGAAGCGGCTTTGGCTCCCCTTCGTTCTCAAGGTAAAAAAATTGTTTTCACAAATGGTGTTTTTGACCTGCTTCACGTAGGCCACGTTCGCTATTTGCAAGAGGCCCGCGCTTTGGGTGACGCTTTAGTTGTCGGAGTCAATGCCGACGCCAGCGTGAAACGTCTAAAAGGCCCTACTCGTCCTGTGCAAGTGGAAGCGGATCGTGCGGAAATTTTAGCGGGATTGTGGGCCGTGGATTTCACGGTGATTTTCACTGAAGATACTCCAGCCAATCTGATTGAAAAAGTTCGTCCTGATATCTTAGTTAAAGGTGGCGACTGGAAGATTGATCAAATCGTCGGCGCTCCTTTCGTGCAGTCTTATGGAGGCAAAGTGATGTCTTTGCAGTTCGTCGACGGCAGATCCACAACAAAAATCATCGAAAAAGCCCAGAAGTAA